The following coding sequences are from one Nicotiana tomentosiformis chromosome 3, ASM39032v3, whole genome shotgun sequence window:
- the LOC138907803 gene encoding uncharacterized protein, producing the protein MINKGCICYLVWVTDTDAEVPTIESVLVVNEFLEVFPDELPGIPPDREIDFGIDMMPSMQPISFPLYKMAPVELNELKEQLKDLEGIKVDPQKIAAVKNWTRPITPMYIRSLLGLAGEGGVVVQNRAESSLVVEVKEKQYDDPLLVQLKEGIQKNKTMAFYLGMDDGTLRYQERLCVPNIDGLWEIIMTEADTSSYHASIQMAPFEDLYGKRCRSPIEWFKIGEAELIGIDLMHQAMERVKIIKERLKTAKSRQKSYLDVRRRDLEFQEDDWVFLKVPPIKGIMRFGKKEKLSPRHELPPEMSLVHPVFHVSILKKVIRYPLLIVPVETIEVNEELTYE; encoded by the exons atgatcaatAAGGGGTGTATTTGCtatttggtctgggttacggacaccgatgctgaggtaCCTACAATTGAGTCTGTGCTAGTGGTGAATGAATTTttggaggtctttcctgatgagctccctgggatcccaccagatagggagattgattttgggattgatatgatgccAAGCATGCAACCTATATCTTTTCCACTCTACAAAATGGCACCGGTAGAATTGAatgaactgaaggagcagttgaaggactt agaaggaattaaggttgatccgcagaagattgcagcggtgaagaattggacAAGACCTATAACACCAATGTATATTCGTAGTTTATTGGGCTTAGCTGG AGAAGGTGGGGtggttgtgcaaaatagggctgaatcatcgcttgttgtggaagtcaaggagaaacaatatgatgatccattgttggtacagttgaaggaggggattcaaaaaaatAAGACCATGGCTTTttatcttggcatggatgatggtacactaaggtaccaagagcggttatgtgttcctaatatagaTGGTCTATGGGAAATAATCATGACCGAGGCTGACACTTcgag ttatcatgctagcattcaaatggcaccgttcgaggatttatatggtaagagatgtagatctcccattgagtGGTTCAAGATTGGTGAAGCGGAGTTGATAGGGatagacctcatgcatcaggctatggagagggttaagatcattaaggaacggTTAAAAACTGCcaagagtcgtcagaagtcctatttggatgtacgtcgtagggatttggagttccaagaggatgattgggtattcttgaaggttcccCCCAttaagggtataatgcggtttgggaagaaagaaaaattgagtccgag gcatgaactacctccagagatgtctttagtgcacccggtgtttcatgtatccatatTGAAGAAGGTGATTAGATATCCATtgcttattgttccggttgagactatagaggttaatgaggaattgacttatgaatag